One Panicum virgatum strain AP13 chromosome 9K, P.virgatum_v5, whole genome shotgun sequence genomic region harbors:
- the LOC120653018 gene encoding uncharacterized protein LOC120653018 yields MPKITSSPSPTISAMNPLLPSSTFPKSPHPPDLNPSDPNPSPCSYLLHADADDEALIQIPGQNPSLVGASAPFALLPAIDPSPHISSQFYTFSAASYGLMLRCILAGRPASSDEVRAATSLSVLASWRAVWKDRNEDTAYLTAWKRIQDKLAASADGRHLHFKTNAAQRVSHVGMWRDIVSEAHADPDLLRHLAFKDTVDRIKQLWTVGAKFYGIPESFIRVCVAACPVCKAAPAGQPDSAISSPGRGKRRRRFEYTETLDVPARDVPRRLQQLAAKHKVVLCIRQKYIRYKPFMAEVKDYACHRAGFPTSSAGTAASSSASNSEGKKARVLKREPYQSKRCGCGFRIRAIVPIANYNEKDKTFVYLEEGTAVFKLYAVHSGHEPGPLDGNARIVHRLVGHKGALEFDPDIYGVNEEGDPTFSAKGDEDVDIDDSHQAVLQQVRDLRSEVLLLEGKVGKMHPELLGSLSTELSDILHRIRKFNLEGNVYQPEETMMVGNEEVGGWGAGDVSRHLDQHDGAFCKDDEMLDDDDTDFGSSLGPIVSWDRMAAECEDRKMLMGDSPKCDKWMLKDDVGDFDAKSILNCGDDDGVEDSKIIKPLMHDDTMVTDPNLVGIHVEGFYTGTKWYDSPVCLDSSVDAGDSSFRHGGIV; encoded by the coding sequence ATGCCGAAGATCACCTCGTCGCCGTCCCCCACCATCTCCGCCATGAatcccctcctcccttcctccaccttccccaaatCGCCCCACCCGCCGGACCTAAACCCTAGCGACCCGAATCCTAGCCCCTGCAGTTACCTCCTCCACGCCGATGCGGACGACGAGGCGCTGATCCAAATCCCCGGCCAGAACCCTAGCCTGGTGGGCGCCTCCGCGCCCTTCGCGCTGCTGCCGGCCATCGACCCCTCCCCGCACATCTCCTCGCAGTTCTACACCTTCAGCGCCGCCTCGTACGGGCTCATGCTGCGCTgcatcctcgccggccgccccgcctcctccgacGAGGTCCGCGCCGCCACGTCGCTCTCCGTGCTCGCCTCGTGGCGGGCCGTCTGGAAGGACCGGAACGAGGACACCGCCTACCTCACCGCGTGGAAGCGCATCCAGGACAAGCTCGCAGCGTCGGCCGACGGGCGGCACCTCCACTTCAAGACCAACGCCGCGCAGCGCGTCTCCCACGTCGGCATGTGGAGGGACATAGTCTCGGAGGCGCACGCCGACCCTGACCTGCTCCGCCACCTCGCGTTCAAGGACACCGTCGACCGCATCAAGCAGTTGTGGACTGTGGGGGCTAAATTCTACGGTATTCCGGAATCATTTATCCGCGTATGTGTTGCTGCATGCCCCGTTTGTAAGGCTGCACCTGCTGGGCAACCTGATTCTGCCATTTCATCTCCTGGACGCGGGAAGCGGCGCCGCAGGTTTGAATACACCGAGACGCTGGATGTGCCTGCTCGAGATGTCCCGCGCAGGTTACAGCAATTGGCTGCCAAGCACAAGGTTGTCCTTTGTATCAGGCAGAAATATATAAGGTATAAGCCGTTCATGGCTGAGGTGAAGGATTATGCCTGCCACCGTGCTGGTTTCCCGACTTCAAGTGCTGGGACTGCTGCTTCCTCCTCAGCCAGTAATTCTGAGGGTAAGAAGGCACGGGTTCTAAAACGAGAGCCATACCAGTCAAAGAGGTGTGGTTGTGGGTTCCGTATTCGGGCAATTGTGCCAATAGCCAATTATAATGAAAAGGACAAGACTTTTGTGTACTTGGAGGAGGGCACTGCAGTGTTCAAGCTTTATGCAGTGCACTCTGGGCATGAGCCAGGCCCACTTGATGGCAATGCACGAATTGTTCACAGGTTGGTTGGTCATAAGGGGGCTCTTGAGTTTGATCCAGACATTTATGGTGTCAATGAGGAAGGGGATCCTACCTTTTCAGCAAAGGGGGATGAAGATGTTGATATTGATGATTCGCATCAGGCGGTCTTGCAACAAGTACGGGATCTCAGATCAGAAGTTCTCTTGCTAGAAGGGAAGGTGGGTAAGATGCACCCAGAATTGTTGGGGTCTCTGTCCACCGAGTTGTCTGACATTTTGCACAGGATTAGGAAGTTTAACTTGGAAGGTAATGTCTATCAGCCAGAGGAGACAATGATGGTAGGCAACGAAGAAGTCGGGGGATGGGGGGCAGGAGATGTGTCCCGCCATTTAGACCAGCATGATGGAGCATTCTGCAAGGATGATGAGAtgcttgatgatgatgatactgATTTTGGCTCGAGCCTTGGACCTATTGTCTCATGGGATAGGATGGCAGCGGAGTGTGAAGATAGAAAGATGCTCATGGGCGATAGCCCAAAGTGTGACAAGTGGATGCTGAAGGATGATGTGGGTGACTTCGACGCGAAAAGTATTCTTAACTGTGGGGATGATGATGGCGTGGAGGATTCCAAGATCATCAAACCATTGATGCATGATGATACCATGGTAACTGACCCTAATTTGGTAGGTATTCATGTAGAAGGATTTTACACTGGAACAAAATGGTATGATTCTCCAGTATGTTTGGATTCCAGTGTTGATGCAGGTGATAGTAGTTTTAGGCATGGTGGAATTGTGTGA
- the LOC120653019 gene encoding ATP-dependent Clp protease ATP-binding subunit CLPT1, chloroplastic-like, with the protein MATAAQAAAAFLSFLSSSPSHHSAPSSVSLGATPVLSVSLRVAAAGGPRLSPPLRGRRISAVIAQLPTAHPEVATGDKKIRWSSRAVRSFAMAELEARKMRYPTTGTEGLLMGILVEGTSGAAKLLRANGITLLKVREEAANVLGKSEMFYFSPMHPPLTEAAQRALDWAVNEKLKSGEDGEVTANHLLLGIWSDKESAGHKILASLGFDDEKARLLAKTAGEEAATSPR; encoded by the exons ATGGCGACCgccgcccaggccgccgccgccttcctctcgttcctttcttcctcccccaGCCACCACAGCGCCCCGTCCTCGGTCTCCCTCGGGGCAACCCCTGTCCTATCAGTCTCCCTCCGGGTCGCTGCCGCGGGTGGCCCACGGCTGTCTCCCCCACTCCGGGGCCGTCGCATCAGCGCCGTCATCGCCCAGCTCCCCACCGC GCATCCCGAGGTAGCCACTGGGGACAAGAAGATCAG ATGGTCTTCAAGGGCGGTGCGATCATTTGCGATGGCGGAGCTGGAGGCACGGAAGATGAGGTATCCTACAACAGGCACTGAGGGGCTCCTCATGGGCATTCTTGTTGAAG GAACTAGCGGCGCCGCAAAACTTTTGCGTGCTAATGGAATCACGCTTCTCAAAGTGCGTGAGGAGGCAGCAAATGTGCTTGGGAAATCAGAAATGTTTTATTTTAGTCCTATGCATCCACCATTGACAGAAGCTGCACAACGAGCTCTTGATTGGGCTGTCAATGAGAAACTAAAGTCAG GCGAGGATGGAGAAGTAACTGCCAATCATTTGCTGCTGGGGATATGGTCAGATAAGGAGTCAGCTGGTCATAAAATCCTGGCTTCACTTGGGTTTGATGATGAGAAAGCCAGATTACTTGCCAAAACG GCCGGTGAAGAGGCTGCAACGAGTCCTAGGTAG